A window of Streptomyces sp. Je 1-332 genomic DNA:
CCCGGCCAGGATCGCGAGCAGGAGGAGCCGACGCTTGGCTTCCCGGGCCTCGTGTCGCCGATGGGGGAGCGCGTACCGGTGCAGAGCCTGCAGGACACGCCAGAGGAGGCGTCCGGGCAGGGCGTACCAGTTGCTCAGGAGCGCGGACCATGAGTGCCCCGCGACATGGTGGCTGAGTTCATGGGCCAGCACGGCCGCGAGCTGGCTCGGCGGGAGGCGTAGCGCTGCCGAGGTGACGGTCACGATGTGTCCCGCTGCGGCCTCCGCGTTGAGTTCTTCGCTTTCCGCGATCCAGAGTTGGTACGTGACCGCGTCCGCTCCGAAGCGGGCCGTGACATCGCGCCAGACCGGTTCCAGTTGGCCGGCCTCGACGAGGGACGGCGGCCTGTGGCCGAAGACATGGTGGGCCAAGAACGCCTCCGTCGGGCGGTGGAAGATCAGCGCACCGCTGAGCAGCCACCCGATGACGGGGGCCCAGAGGGAGATGCCGGTCGCGCTCTGCAGTGCATATGCCAGACCGGCCACGACAAGGAGGCTGGCCGCCGCGTGCGGCAGGTGAAGGGCCAGCGATCCGACGGCGAGGGCGTCAACGCCCCTGCGGCGGGCCGCTATGTGGATGCGACCGCCGTGGGGGACGTGCACGTCGTACGCCTGGGCATCCGCGTCCGCTGACGGCCCCGTCCCGGAGGCGCTGGGTATTCGGGATGCCTCTGGTTCCGCGTCCCTTGACGGCTTCGGTGAGGTATTGGGTGTGCGTGGTGCCTGTGCGGAAGTAGGCCCGGGGTAGGGGGGTGACGCCGACGGATCGTATTCGGGGTACTCCGGTTCGTGCGGCTGGGACATGGTGCTCCTTCCTTCGGTACGGGCTTCCTCAGCCGAGCAGCAGGGCCGCGGGGAGGAGCAGGGTCGCCGCTGTGAGGGCCAGGAGCCCGGCGCGTACGCACAGGTGTTTGTGCGCGGCGATCGTGCTGGTTGCCGCAAGTGCGTTCACAAGCAGGGGGGTTGGGTCGCGGTCGGCTTCCGTCAGCGCCTGTGCCAGGACGCCGGAGTCGGCGGCGCGTCGGATGTCGCCGAAGTAGCCGAGTGGCAGCCCGGGCTCCCAGTCGCTCTTGCGGTAGCGGGGCACGACGGCGAGGAGCATCGAGAGCAGGGAGGCCGCGAGTGAGCAGACTCCGCTCCACCAGACGGCGGCCCAGGGCAGGGCGAGCCGGGACGGGTCCCAGCCACGGCTCACGACGAGGCCGCCGAGCAGCCCTACTGCCATCGCGATAGCACCGACCACTACGGCCGCCTTGCTGTCGGCGCGACTGATCTCGGCCCGCACCTCGGTGAGCAGCCTGGCGCCGGACTGCGATTCCTCGGTTGTCATACGGACTCGGCCCGGCCCTCGAAGTGCTGGGCGGCCGGATCGGGTGGCTTGCGCAGCGGGTCTTCGGGCTGTGCGTCCGTGGAAGCGTTCATCGACTGCGTGAACATGGCCCTGAACAGCGCGAGTACCAGCTGCTGGGGCTCCTCCAGCTGGTACTTCTCCAGGGTTTCCTCGGGCAGAACCCGGTCGATGAGCCCGAGCTGGTTCTCGATCATCCTCGCCTCGTCGGCGCGGAGGTTCTCCACGACCAAGCCGGTGTCCTGCGTGTGCTCGGCCAGGTGGAGAAGGAGCGCGTCGAGTCCGCCTTTGGCGAGGTGGTGGCGGTAGAACGCGATCTTCCGCGCCTTGAGATCTTGCTGGTGTTCCAGCCGCAGCAGCTCCACCTCGTGTTCGGACAGCACGGCGGCAACGTCGTACTGGGCCGCGCGCTCGCCGGGATCGCGACGCAGCCGCGCTGTGCCGCCGAGCCGCAGGCCTTGCCTCGCCGCGTGGTCGCCGGAGGCATCGAGGACCTGCTGTACGGATTCCTCGGCGCGCGCACTCGAGGAAATGGGGAACTTACGGGTGACGGGGCGCAGCAGGCGGTGCAGCAGGCGGTTCAGCAGAGCGGGGATGTCGCGTTCCTGGCTGATGACGAAGCGTTCCGGGTCGGTCACCTGCCAGGTGAGATCGAAGGTGGTGTCGAACTCGAAGCTGTCGACGTCACTGGGCAGACGGGTGCGCAGGCGCAGGGGATGAACGCCGAGATCGACCTCGTACGCGGCGGTCCTGCCGCGGAGAGTTGTGGGGCGTCGCGGAGGCAGAAACGTCTCGTAGAAGGCTCCGGGCCCGGCGATCACGAGAGCGCAGTCGGCGCGCCCCAGAAAGCGGCGGCCCGGGAAGTCATAGCGTGACAGTTCGCGCACCGCGAGGACGGGGTCGATCAGCCGTGTGGGCCGGCTGCTCGGCAGGGCGTGTGCGTCGTCGTTGTCGGCTGCCTCGCGCGGTCCCTCTCGGGACGACTGGGGGGTCTGGTTTACAGGATGATCCTTGTCCGTTGCCACGGCGGGTTCCTCTCCGGCTCATTACTGCGCCGCGACGACCGCACGCAGGCGGTGCGTCACGTGCAGGGGCCTGCCATCGGCGTCGTGTGCCGTGCGCAGGAGGTGATCGATCCGTTGCCGGTCCGTCTCGGTGTCGGCGAGGGCGGCCAGCAGTGGCGTCAAGGCTTGCTCGGTGTATGAGTCGCGCTCCGCCGCACGGACCCACTCCTGCAAGGTTTCCCGGGCGCCGTCGGTGTGGGCGCGGTCGCGCAGCCCGGCACGCCAGAGGCCGGCGACGAGTTCGTCCTCGTTGCTGTCGGGGGAGGAACGGGCATCGGCGAACCACTTCAGGACGAGAGGGCGGTCCGTGCCCTCCTCAAACTCATCGCAGGCGAGACCGAAGGCACGCAGTGCGTGGTCGTACAGGGCGTCGTCGTGCTGCGCTTGGACGCCCTGGGCCAGGGAGGCGAGTCGCGGGAGCACCGGCTCATGCGCCGCGAGCAGCAACAGCTGCGTGGCTTCGGCGAGTTGGTTCACCTCCTCCTCCTCGTCGTTCTCCAGGCGCACGGTGTCGAGCAGCGCGTCCAGCGCCTCCACCGGCTGCATCGGGCCGAGAAGTCCGTAGACGCGGATCGCGGTCCATCGGCGGCTGGGGTGTTCTCCGGTGCACCAGGAATGCAGGATGCGGGACACGCCCCGCACCTCGAGCAGGCTGGCCAGACTGAGCGTGTTGGCGGCGGTCAGCCAGCCGTTGTAGGACGTGCCGCCGGCCCAGGGCTCGACCAGGTGTGCCATGGCGGAGGGCAGATCAGCCTCGGCGAGCACCGCAGTGGCCGCGGCGGCCCGGGTGCGAACCAGCGGGCGGCCGTCCTTCGCGAGGTGCTGGATCCAACGGACGAGAGCGGGGCGTGCGGAGGGATGTACCGTCCAGACCTCGTGCAGGAGCACGCTTGGGGTCCGCGTGTCCTGGAACTCGGCCCTGTACTGGGAGACCGGGCCCCATTCGGTGACCTCGTCCTGTGTACTGCCGACGGCGTGGGCGAGTTCGAGGCGCGATGCCGTGGAGCTGCCGAAGATCGGGATGACGGGTGGCTCGTCGGGGTTGGCCGTCCTCTGGAGTTCGACGAAGAGTCTGTCGCCTAGTTCCGCGGCGATCGCGTACGGGGCCTTGTCGAAGACGGCGAGAGCAATGAGGAACGCCTTGTCACGCAGTTCGGCGCCGCGTTCCTTCTCCGGCGACGTGAGCCATCCGGAGACCCGGTCCGCCAGGGCCGACCGAGCGAAGTCGACCAGTTTGCCCTCGTCGAGTTCGCCTCGGTGGTGCGCGGCGAGTTGCTCCGCGAACCTCTTGGTCTCGCCCGGCTGGTGCGTACGGCCGAGGAAGTCCTCGACGGACGCGAGCAGCCGCAGCCGCTCCCATGCTTTGCTGCCGGCCAGGGCCCTGACATGGGCGCGGAGCACGTCCGCGACCGGCGGTGGTTCCCACAGGACGCAAGGGACCTCGCCAAGGAACGCTGACGTGTCGACAGTGATCACGAACCGGCCGCCGTTCCGCTGCAGCTTCTCCCGCATGCCCAGAACATGGGGCTCCAGGAGCGGACGGCTGCGGCTGGTCGACAGGTCGAGCAGGAGGAAACCGGGAGAGTCCTCAAGGGCATCCGGCAACGCCGTCGGGGCTGTGCCCGGGTCGAAAAACTGTATGGGCCGGGCGCCGAGCCGATGCAGCAGCATGAGCGCCGCGGACCGGCGGCCGGTACCCCGGCTCCCCCTGAGGACGACGACATGGTCGTCCCGGAGTCGCTCAAGGGCCGCGTCGAAGCTCGGGCAGCTCTGGAAGACGGCCGCCACCTGATCGACGTCCTCGGGGCGGACCTGGCCGGACACCGAGCGGGATCGCGCGCCGAA
This region includes:
- a CDS encoding M48 family metalloprotease: MAGLAYALQSATGISLWAPVIGWLLSGALIFHRPTEAFLAHHVFGHRPPSLVEAGQLEPVWRDVTARFGADAVTYQLWIAESEELNAEAAAGHIVTVTSAALRLPPSQLAAVLAHELSHHVAGHSWSALLSNWYALPGRLLWRVLQALHRYALPHRRHEAREAKRRLLLLAILAGLVLLFLFPWLLLLALTPWLLAAVSRRAELRADRAAALRGFGPQLVAVLQRFITDEEASKPPVPVHRQGRLLPAPSLLSSRPDLHTRLQRLQRQLQQPGH
- a CDS encoding Pycsar system effector family protein, whose product is MTTEESQSGARLLTEVRAEISRADSKAAVVVGAIAMAVGLLGGLVVSRGWDPSRLALPWAAVWWSGVCSLAASLLSMLLAVVPRYRKSDWEPGLPLGYFGDIRRAADSGVLAQALTEADRDPTPLLVNALAATSTIAAHKHLCVRAGLLALTAATLLLPAALLLG